In Armatimonadota bacterium, the genomic stretch ACGGCGGCGACCGCGCAGTGTGTCGCCGAGGCAATGGGACTGGCATTGCCCCACTCCGCTCTTGCGCCAAGCGGGTTTGACATCTGGACTGACCTAGCTCGCGATTCGGCTAGTGCTATCGTCCAGCTACGTGATCGAGGGATTGGCGTGAAGGACATTCTCACCGAGGCGTCGATTCGGAACGCGATGGTGATTCACGCAGCGATGGGCGGCTCAACGAATCTGCTGCTGCACATCCCGGCAATTGCCCACGCCGCCGGGCTGCGGCGCCCGACTCGAGAAGATTTTCTGGAGATCAACCTCAAGGCTCCGCGGATTGTGGACTGCCTCCCAACCGGGGTACACCCCACCGTTCGAGTCTTTATGGCGGGTGGTGTCCCGGAAGTGATGCTCCATCTCGCCGAACTTGGGCTCCTCGACCTAGAGGCAAAAACAGTCACCGGCCACACACTGGGCGAGAACCTAGAGGCATGGCGCAATTCAGAGCGACGCCGGATCTTGCGCGAAAGACTTCAACAAGAAGACGGTGTGGAGCCCGACGATGTGATTCTTCCGGCTGCTAAAGCCAAACAATTGGGATTCACCTCCACGGTTGCGTATCCGACGGGAAACATCGCCCCCGAGGGCAGCGTTGTCAAGGCAACTTCAATCCATCCCCGACTCCTCGATGTGAACGGCGTCTATCACAAGGTCGCCCCTTGCCGGACCTTCACCAATGAGGCCAGTGCGATTCAAGCCGTGAAGGACGGCACGATCCAACCTGGAGAGGTCGTCATCATCATGTGCCGAGGCCCCCTCGGCGCGGGGATGCCAGAAACCTATGAGGTCACCGCCGCTCTCAAAGGCGTCCCCGAACTCTCTGACTGCGCCCTCATCACCGATGCCCGCTTCTCCGGCGTTACGACTGGCCCATGCTTCGGCCACGTTTCTCCCGAAGCACTGGTCCCCGGATCACCGCTCGGGAAACTTCAGGACGGAGACATGATCGAAATCAAGCTCGACACAAAGACGATGATCGGCTCCATCGATGCTCTCATCGATTTAGAATCTCGCGCGACTCGGACCGACTTGGAGCGCGACCCGTATCTTCCGGACTACATCCAGCAATGGGCTCTAGTTCAACACTTTAGCGGCGGCGTTTGGGGTGGCTGCGTCGAGGATATACGGGCCCTGACTTTGCTTCTCGACAGAAGCTAGTCGGCAACGACGTCCATTGAGAGAATCAGATCGCCTGCGAATTGGAAAGTGTGTTTCACTTGGGCATCTGCAAGCACGTCTCCCTCAAGGCTTTTGACCACCTGGTGGACTGTGACGACCACAGCGCCGTCAGGCGAAAATGCAAACTCCACGGGCTCGACTTTGGGATCGATTTCGGACCATTGCTCAGTCCAATAGGCTCGAACTTCTTCACGTCCGGTCACATGGCCGCCCTTGAAAGCACGAGGCCAGGAAATATCGGATGCCATTATGGCCAGGGCTGCGTCGATGTTCCGCGCATTGAAAGCAATATAAGCACGTCGAAGGAGGTCGAATTTGAGTTCGATTGTGTCTTGCATTTTAGGGATTCCTCGACAGGTCTGCTAGCATCACACTGCTCTCAGCAAGTCTTGATCTTCCTTTACGCCACGTTGGTTAACCATGCGTCAAACTAACTCAGTGACATCTGGAAACTCTGAAAACATCGAGATCAGGCGAATCGGAGACGGTGAAATCGAAGTAGTAAGAGCACTGCTCCTTGCGAATGGTTGGGGTGCCCGACTGCGGGATGCTGATAGATTTCGAGAGGTGATCCATCGATCGCACTTCGCATTGGTGGCGGTCAGTGATTCCAAAGTCGTTGGCTTCATCAGAGCGATCAGCGATGGGTGGTACAACGCCTACATCTCCATGGTCGTCGTCCATCCCGAGTATCGCCGCCAGGGCATCGCCACAGCCTTGATGAACCACATGATGGCCGACGGCGAAGAAATGACTTGGGTGCTGAGAGCGGGCAGGGACGGAGTCAGTGGGTTTTATGAAGGTCTCGGATTCTCCAATTCAGAAGTCGCGATGGAGCGCACGCGAAAGAGTAACTAATCCCTCCTCCAAGATGCGGTATCGTTCAGTTGAACCGCATCGAGGCAATCAACTATGGATTTCGAGAACCCAAAACTTCCTTCGCGCCGCACCTTGCTCAAAGCATCTGGAACCCTTGCCGCAGGCTCACTATTGCCTTCGCTAGGATTCGGAAATGTTCACATGAGCAACGACGAAACGATCCAGGTCGCACTGGTTGGATGTGGCGGACGCGGCGGCGGGGCGGCGGCAAACGCAATGTCGGTTCCCGGGCAGACCCTCAAGCTGGTGGCAGTTGCTGACGTATTCGCAGACCGCATGAACGATTGCGTCGGGAATCTTGAAAAAGGATTCAAAGCGAAAATGGATCTGCCAAAGGATCGGCAGTTCCTCGGTTTTGATGCTTACAAAGAAGCGATGGACTGCCTCAAGCCAGGCGACATCGTCATTCTGACCACACCTCCCGCGTTCCGTTGGGTTCACTTCCAGTACGCAATTTCGAAGAAGCTCAATATCTTCATGGAGAAGCCGGTGAGCACCGACGGACCTTCGGCTCGCAAGATGCTGGCGTTGGCAGAAGAAGCTGAGAAAGCTGGGCTTAAGATCGGGGTCGGCCTCATGTCGCGCCACTCGGTCGGACTTCAGCAACTGCACGAGAAGGTGACGAACGGCGATCTCGGAGAAATTCTTCTTCTGCGCGGCTACCGGATGCACGGCCCTGCCGCCTCGTTCGAGTCGACGCCGAAGCCAGACGGCATGACTCACTTGGAGTATCAGATCCGGCGATTCCACAGCTTTCTCTGGGCCTCAGGTGGATGCTTTAGCGATTTCTACATCCACCACGTCGATCATCTTTCTTGGATGAAGAATGCCTGGCCAGTGAGCGCGCAGGGAATGGGTGGGCGCCACTACCGAACAAACTCCGATGGAGTTCCTTTGATTGATCAGAACTTTGATTCGTACTCAGTTGAATACACCTTTGAAGACGGAACCAAGTTCATCTTCGATGGTCGCTGTGTCGAGGGTGCCCACGGAGTGTTCTCAAGCTACATTCATGGCACCAAGGGCTCGGCAATCGCAGCGCGGAGCGGAGACTGCAATGGGCCGTCGGCGACTTTTGCCAACCAAACGATGACTGGCACCCCAACTTGGATCGCGACCGACAAGAGCAACCCGTATCAGAACGAGTGGAACACGCTGGTGAAGAATATCCGTGCGAATACGGCCTACAACGAAGTCAAGCGTGGCGTTCATGCAAGCCTTGCGACGGCGATGGGCCGCATGGCGGCACACACCGCCCAAGTAGTGACCTTCGACCAAATGCTGAACTGCGAGCACGAGTTTGCGCCTGGAGTGGATAAGCTGACGTACCAATCCGATTCGCCACTGATGCCCGGAGCGAACGGAAAGTATCCGGTGCCTCAGCCGGGTCGATTGGTTGATCGGGAATATTAAGGTATCCCCGGCGTCTCGCCGGGTCTTTCGATTCCGGGGGGACGCTCGAGTTACTTCGCGACTTTGATGAAAACTTGGGTGCCGGGATAGAGCCTTTGTAGCTTTGCTCGGCCCTTCTCGTCCAGCAGAGTCAGGGCGGTAGAAAGCGGATCGGTCGTGAAGCCGTTCGGGGCGATAATGGTCGCTTGAACCCGGTCGGAGAGACCATAACCGGTGCGGGTATCGACCACATGGGAATAGCGTACGCCGCCAATCTCGACAAACTGTTCGGTATCGCCAGATGACGAGACTGCACAATTTTTGAGATGGAGCGTTTTTGCGGCATTTGGAATCTCGACTTCCCAGCCTTCCTTCTCGGGTGGAGCTTCGCCAAGAACGAGGTCGCCACCCATTTCGATCAGGGCAATCTTGATGCCGTTAGTTTGCAATGCTCGAAGTGCCTGGTCGGAGGCGTAGCCTTTGGCGATCCCTCCTAGATCAAGCTTCATCCCGTCTCGGTCCAGCCAAGCGGTCTGGCTCCTCCGATCAAGATGCAGGAATCGATAACTGACCAAGCCTTGCGCGGCTTTGATCTCCTCGATGGAGGGAAGCACTTTGCTCTTCCGAGCTTTCCGCCAGAGTTGAACGAGTGGGCCGACCGTGCAATCGAATCGCCCGTCCGTCTGCTTCGATATGTGCTGGCTACGGTCAAGAACCTTGAATAGATCGGGTGATAGCTTGATCTTTGTGCCACGCGGTTTTGCGCAAAACTGCATGAGCTCGCTGCTTGGACGGTAGTCACTCATCGCCTGCTCAAGCTCAGCGATGCGTTTAAAGGCGGCCTCGGCAGCCCGGTTTGCGGCACCCTGTGACGAAGCGTATAGAACGATACGGGCATCGATGCCCATGTGGTACTCGACTAAGGTAAAACGGGTGAGTTGTTCAGCCTTCTGGGTCGTCTGACCTTGAGGGACTGAGAATGCCCCCACAAGCCCGAGCACACCTGCTATGACCACTCTCATTGTTGCCCTTTCGCTCATATCGCCTGTTCAGGATACGACAAAGAAGCCGGCTCCTTATACGGAATCGCTCCCTAATTCGGTGGTGAAGATCAACATGGTGCCGATTCCAGGAAGCAAAACGGTGAAACCGTTTTTTATGGCTACGACGGAAACTTGCTGGGAGGCGTTTGATGTGTTTCTGCAGAGCGGTCCACCATCTAAGCCTTATGAGCAGGCGGTTTTTGCCCCCGATGCTGTTGCAAGACCCAGCCGGAGCTACCACCTCCCGGATCGCGGATTCGGACATCGTGGATTTCCGGTTATCAGCGTAAGCTACACGAACTGCGAGATGTTTTGCCGGTGGCTCTCGTCCGTAACGAAGAAGAGGTATCGGCTCCCGACTGAGGCGGAGTTTCTTCATGCCGCAACCGCCGGGGCAAAGGTGCCTTGGAAAATGACAGCAGCGGAGATTGACAAAGTTTCCTGGAACTATGCGAACATCGAAGAAATGACCAGTGCGGTCGCAAAGAAGGCACCGAACGCTTTCGGACTTTACGACACGTTGGGAAATGTCGGCGAATGGTCAACGGATGTAAAGGGTGAGCCTGTCTTATGTGGGCCAACGTTCATGCAGAACCCCGAAGAAGTCTCGCCAAGCTTCAAGCAGAAATGGATTCCGGCCTGGCAAGAGTCCGATCCTCAGATCCCAAAGAGCCGCTGGTGGCTGTCCGATGGCCCTTTCTGCGGGTTCCGAATCGTTTGTGAGGGGTGATGGTCTCGCTCGTAGCGGCCACGGTCTTGGGGCAGAGCACTTTTGAAGTCGGTCCGGCGACGGGCAAGCGCATTGTTCTGATCGGAGGGGATGAGGAGTACCGCTCGGAGGAGATGCTCCCGCAACTAGCGAGGATTCTCTCAGATCGGCATGGCTTCCGTTGCGCGGTGGTGCTTTCGCAAAACGCGAATGGTGAGATCGACCCAGAAAACCAGACTTCTGCTCCAGGAATCTCAGCTCTGGACAAAGCGGATTTGTGCATCTTCATGATCCGATTCCGGCACTATTCCGACGCTGACATGGGTCACTTCGTGCGCTACTTTGAGTCGGGCAAGCCGATCATCGCCATTCGGACTAGCACTCATCCGTTTCAATATCCTAAGGATTCCTACAGTCCGTACCGGTTGTGGAGTTGGGACTCGAAGCAGTGGCCTGGCGGCTTCGGTAAGCAGGTTTTAGGAGAGAGGTGGGTGAGCCACTGGGGTAACCATGGCGTTGAGGCAACCAGGGGAGTTCCCGTCTTGGGGCACCCAATTCTAGCAGGAGTAGATGGGCTGTTCGGGACGACCGACGTCTATGAGGCAGCACCCCCGCCTGATGCAAAGATTCTGATGCGAGGTGAAGTTTTGCGATCGCTCGACCCGAAGGCGCCCGCGGCAACGGGGTTGAGGAAAACCCGGACTGGAGCAGAACAGGGCTTGAACGAGCCGATGATGCCAATCGTCTGGACCAGGGAAGTTCCCAACCGAGTCGTCACAACAACTTTTGGGAGTGCAACGGACTTCCTTGATGATCGCTTCCGAGGCCTCCTTGTCAACGCCACTTTTTGGGGACTCAAGAAACAGGTTCCTCTAAGGGCAGATGTTCGATTCGTCGGTGACTACCGCCCATCCCCGTTCGGTTTTGGCAAATTCAAACGAGGCGTGCGTATCGAGGACCTTTAGGCCAAGATGTCCTTGACGATGTTTCCGTGAACATCAGTAAGCCGGTAGTTTCTACCGCCGTGGAAGTAGGTGAGTTTGGTGTGATCAATTCCAAGTAAGTGGAGCATCGTTGCGTGCAGATCATGGATGTGGACTTTATCCTTCACGGCAAAGAACCCGTAATCGTCAGTCGCACCATACTTGATTCCCGCCTTGACTCCGCCTCCGGCAAGGATCGTCGTGAACCCGTGCGGGTTGTGGTCTCGACCGTCGGTTCCTTGTGCGACCGGCGTTCGACCAAACTCTCCGCTGATGATGACCAGGGTGTCCTTCAACATTCCGCGAGCCTTGAGGTCCTTGATCAAACCAGCGATAGGTTTGTCCACTTCCATGGCATTGCTGCCGTGATCCTTCTTGAGCGCTTCGTGCTGATCCCACTTGTAGGAGTGGGTGACTTGGACAAAGCGAACGCCCTTTTCACTGAACCGACGGGCAAGCAGACATTGGTGTCCAAAATTGCGAGTTTTTGGATCATCCAGACCATACAGCTTCTTGGTCTCTTCGGATTCTCCTGCAATCTCTTGTAGCTCGGGGGCGGCGAGCTGCATTCGGAAGGCAAGTTCGTAGGAGTTGATCCTTCCTTCTAGTGCCGGATCTGGACCGATGTGACCGAGCTGGTCGAGTCCCATTTGCCGCATCAGTTCGATTTCGAGTTTCTGAGCTTCGGCAGGGGTCTCGTCGTTATGGATGAACGGGATTCGAGCATTAGGGGCCTCGATTCCGGCGTTTCCGATCGGCGTTCCCTGGGTGTACGCGGGGAGGAATGCCGAGCTCCAGTTGTTGACCCCGCCGTGGCCCAGGGTCGGGCAGATGGTGAGAAAGCCGGGAAGGTTTTGGTTCTCGGTGCCAAGGCCGTAGGTGACCCATGATCCCATCGAAGGGCGGACGAATGTATCGGAGCCAGTATGCAGTTCGAGCAAGGCCGCGCCGTGGCGCGAGTTAGAACCGTACATCGAGTTGATGAAGCAAAGATCATCAACACACGAGCCGACATGAGGGAAGAGGTCGCTGACCTCGATTCCACTCTCGCCGTAGTGCTTGAACTCCCAAGGGCTTTTCAGAAGGTTGCCCGTAGGCGAAGAGACAATGCGTGGCATTTCGCCGGTGAACGGTTTACCGTGGTCGCGGGTCAGAAGAGGTTTGGGGTCGAACGTATCGACCTGCGAAGGACCACCATGGAGGAAGACGAAGATTACTCGCTTCGCCCGCGCCGGGTACATCGGTGCCTTTGGCGCCAGCGGATTCCTCGACTGCTGAGCATTGGCTTCATCGGCAAGCAAGCCGAGGAACGCCATGTTCCCAAATCCTAACGCACTTGCCCGAAGAAGGTCGCGTCTTGAAAGCTGGTCTCTATTCCACATAAATAAACTCGTTCGCTCCGATCATGGTCTTGCACAGACTCTGCCATGCACTCAGTTTAGGTTCTTTTGATTTGGCATAGGCCTGCTCAAACTTTGCGAGATAGGTTAATGACCGCTCAATCTCCTTCTGGCTCGCGAACCGGCCGAAGCATGAGCGAAACAGATTCTGGATTCTTGCCCGATCGTCGATATCCTTTCTCTCCAACAGTTTGGTCGCCTGAGCCTTCGTTGCATTTAAAACGACTTTGCCGTTCAGCATAAACAGAGCCTGCGGAGCAACGGTTGTACTCGCCCGATCACCATTCATCACAGTTGGGTCGCCGAAGTCGAACGCGGTGTACACATCGTAGACTGCAGCTCGAATAACCGGAAGATAAACCGCTCGTCGTGGGCTGTCGTATTGGATAGGGTTTGCGCTCTGGTCGTTCGTCACGTAAGCACGAGGTGGCAGGTTGATCATTGTTCCTCCCATTTTCCTGTCCAGGGTTCCTGAAACGAAGAAGATGCTGTCCCGAATCGCCTCTGCTTCTAATCGCCGTCGATTGAATCGCCATAGGTATCGATTGTCTGGGTCTTGGTTCGCAAACTTGGCGTCGTATTGAGTGCTCATCTGATATGTGCTAGAGAGCATAATGCGCTTCTGCAGTTTCTTCAGGCTCCACTGATCCTCTTTGACGAAACTCGTAGCGAGCCAGTCGAGCAACTCAGGATGCGAAGGCAGATTTCCAAGGATTCCGAAGTTATCGACCGATCCGACAAGTCCTTTGCCAAACTTCCATCGCCATGTTCGATTGACAAACACTCTGGCAGTTAATGGGTTAGTCGGGCTGGTGATCCAATTTGCCAATTCTAGGCGCCCGCTGTGATCCTTAGGAACGACGACTGGCTGATTCTTGGACATCACGACCGGAACTCCACGGTTGGTGTCTTCGCCGAGGGTCAGGTAGTTGCCTCGGAGGTGAACTTTCAAGTTCTTTGGAGCGGCCTCGCTCACCGCCATCGCGCGAGGAATCGTAGGCTTCGAGTCGTTCAGTCGTTTGATTTCTCCTTCAAGAAGTTTGAGCTCCCCAACTTTCTCAGGAGTGAAAAGGTGATCCGAGTTTTCGGGCAATTCTAGTTTTACGTCTGAGCCCGACCGGACTTGCTCGGCGACTCGAGCGACGACTTCGGGAATCAAGCCGGTTGGCACTTGCTTGGTCGGATGCATCTGTAAACGAGGAGTGAACAAGAAGCGATCAATGTGCGGGAAAAAGTTGTCCCGTTCGAACCGGACTTTATTAGTTCCTTGCTTCAGGACGACGATGCCTTCTGCAAACCACTTCTGATGCTGAGGGTAAAAGCCGCCCGTGCTCTGGTTCGCGGCGGAGGCAAGTGCCAGTTCCCCATTGACGTACACGCGAATTGCTCGGTTCTCTCCTGAGGCATACCGAATGTCGAGCTGATACGATCCGCTTGTGGCAACGGTGACCGAGTACTCCGCGATATTGGGATACATTCCCGCATTGTGGATCACCCCAATTTCTGGGCCATAACCACTTTTGTCTCTGGCGACATTCCCTTGAGTGAAGTCTTCCGCTTCAAGCACGACGGCGCCTTCTGGGCGGGGTCCGTTTCGATCGGTCAGGACTGTTTTAAGCTCAGCTTGATCCTTTTCGGATTGCAGAAATTCCTTGGCTGCCTCAACGTAGGCAGGCTTTTCGCTTTGAAGACGGTTCAGTAAGTTTTGTCTTTCTGCTTTTCTGACTGTGTCGCGTTGCGCAGTTCTTTCCTTCAAAGTTGCTTCGATTTTCTTGAGCCGCTCTTGCGGTTCTTTTGGCCCAAGCATTCGCTCTTGCCACTCGGCAACGACGGTGAACTTATCCATCGTCTTTGTTGACTTAAAAATCCCGGCCATCGAGTAGTAGTCTTTTGCGGTTATGGGGTCAAATTTATGATCGTGACACCGGGCACAGCCGACGGTCATCGCTAGCATCCCCTTGCTGAGGGTGTCAACTTGCTCGTCAATGATGTCAAGCTCTTGCTTTGCAGGATCATCCTCCGCAAGCATTTTTCCGCCCAGCGCGAGGTAACCCGTCGCAACAACCTGACTATCACCTGCCCCAGGTAGCAAGTCGCCAGCGATTTGCTCTTGGAAGAATCGGTTGATTGGCATGTCTTGGTTTATTGCTCCAATCACCCAGTCTCGATATCGCCAAGCATTTAGATAAACGAGGTTTTCATCTAGACCGTTGGAATCGGAGTAACGCGCAACGTCCAGCCAGTGCCGTCCCCAGCGTTCGCCATAAGCGGGAGTTGCCAGAAGACGGTCGATGATTTTTTCAAATGCGTTTGGGGTCTTGTCTGCAATGAATGCGTCGATCTCGGCAGGTGTTGGTGGTAGCCCGGTGAGATCAAATGTTGCACGCCTAATGAGCGTGGCTTTGTCAGCCGCAGGAGCGGGCTTCATGCCTTTTTCTTCAAGTTTCGCGAGTACAAACAGGTCGAGCGGAGACTGAGCCCAGGCTTTGTTCTTCACCTTAGGCAGAACTGGGGTCGTCGGAGGAACAAAAGCCCAGAACTGCTGATTTGCTTTCGTCGCAACTTTCGCGGGCCAGGGCCCGCCTGCTTTTCCCCAAGCAGATACGGCGGCGATTTCTGTTGCGCTCATCTTGCCTCCCGGAGGCATCTTCGTCGAGCCGTTGTACTCCACCGCGGCAGCTACTTTCTTGGCCATGGCCGCCGAAATCGGCTTGTCCAACCGGAGTCCGGCAATTTGCTGCTTGTCGCCGTGGCAAGCCAAACATTTCGAGACAAATACTGGCCTGACCTTCGACTCAAAATGAGCAGCCTGCTCGGGGGTCGCGGTAACCATTCCGACCTGCCCGGCGCTCGCAAGCGTGCCATACATTGCCAAGAACGATCCGGAAAGGATTGCTCCATTTCTGATTAGCTTGCTTTGTAGCTCGCGCGGCATGACCGAATTATACATAGCGAACTGAGCGAGTCTTCTCTGAATCGGGAAACTAGGCGAGGATTGCTGGCCGCCGATTGCAACTTTCCAGAGTTCGAGAACTGAGAAGCAGTGCACTGCAGAGTCCGCACTTCAAACTATCGGGACAGCACAAATTTCGATAAACAGAAAAGTCGAGGTTGGGATTCACTAGACAGGCAGGGAGCGTTGGCCCAAATACTTGGCGATCCTTGCAACTCTCGACTGATCGGAGTCCCGATCCGATCCGCGGAAAACCTAGTAGCTTTGAGACGCTCAGCCGCAGGGGAGTTGAAACCGCCTAAGACTTTTCGGTCCGGAATATACAACCCACTGCTTTTGTTCGCGACATCTTGATGGGTTTGCGGAGTAACGTCAAATCAAGCGCCACCCTCAAGTCAAAGTGTTTGGGTTCCGCTCGAATCTTGCCAAAGTCAACAGCACGGTCGTCTATTCGACCTCGATAAATGATCTGGCCCCCTTTCGAGATGACTACTGCCTCGGGAGAAACTGTTGCGCCAGCGCGTTTGGCGAGCGAATGAATCGAATCTAGGACAAGTGTGCAGTCAAGGCCATAGTCCCGAGCGTGTCGTTTTGCATCTTCCCGGTTCAGATTTGTGTCCGCGTAGACCACGGAAAATTGGACGCCTTTTTCCCCGTAGTGCTTGATAATACGCTTCAACTCTGGCGCGAACATGTTGGCGATCGGACAGTCTGTCAAAACGAACAATAGAACCAATGGTTGTTCCTTAGGGACAAAAGGATCGAAGATGGCTCCTTCGGTGGTCACCCATCGACCTGGTTTAAATTGTCGGTTCATTTGCCCAAGGGTGAAGCTGCCAATCAGCAGTAGTGCTACGGCTCCGAGTGCTGCCCTTACCCTGGCATAACCACCTGCCCGGATCCGCTGAGATTCTGACATACTAGGTGAATTATGCCGAATCTAAAATCCATGATTATCGTGCTGTCGAGCTTTGCAGCCTTCGGCTTCGGAACGTATCAAGCATCTTCAAGCCCGGACACCCCTACATTCTCGAAAGATGTCGCCCCAATTCTTTATAAGCGTTGCGCCTCCTGCCATAGTGACAGTCGCATCGCTCCATTTTCGCTTGTAGGCTACGCGAACGTAAAGAGCCGAGCGGACACTATCGTTGGCGTAACACAGTCCAACTTCATGCCGCCTTGGAAAGCCAAAGCAGACTATGGCCACTTCCGAGACGTTGCCGCCTTGACCAAGCAAGAGAAGAATGTTCTAAAGCGATGGGCTGAAACTGGGACAAAAGAGGGCAACCCGGCGGAAACGCCAAAGCCACCCACGGTAGTTCCTGGTTGGCGACTAGGCAAACCGGACTATCTTCTCGTGCCAGGCAAACTGACCCCGATTCCCGCCGAGGGCAGAGATTTCTTTCGTGACTACTTGATTGATCCGCAAGTCACAAAACCAACGTGGATCCGAGCAATCGACTTTCAACCCAAAGAACAAGGCACCGTACACCATATCATTCCGTCGCTCATCAAGAAAGAGGAAGCTGAGAAACTGCGAAAGATCAAGTTTGATTTTGATGATGACAGTTGGAAGCCAGAGTCGACGCAGAGCGCAGAGGTCTACAATGTTCTTGGATTCTGGTCGACAGGAGCACCGCCGTTCGAATCTCCGGAAGGGACCGCCTTTCTTGTTAATCCCGGAGACTGCTTTATCCTTAATGTTCACTACAAACCGAAAGGAAAGCCGGCAACGGAACAACCACAGGTTGCGCTCTACACCCAAGAGTCCGCCCCTAAAGATGAGATGTCGGTTAACGTAGTCGCGTCTGGTGACATCTACATACAGCCGGGCGAAAAAAATGCCCGATTCTACGCGATCGGGCCAGTAACCCAACACGATACAACGATCTATGCCGTTTGGCCGCATATGCATTACCTTGGGAAGACCTTCAAAGCTTGGGTCAAGTTTCCGGGCGGCTATTCAAAACCGTTAATAGCGATCGACAGTTGGGACCCGGATTGGCAACTGCTCTACTACCTCCAAGAACCGATGCAAGTTCCGAAGGGCTCCAAGATTTACGTGACCGGCACGTATGACAACTCTAGAGACAATCCGCGAAACCCACATTCGCCGCCGAGCGTGGTCGAAGCTGGAGAATCATCACGAGATGAGATGCTCTTCTTCGAGGTGTTTCGGGTCGAGCACAAGCCGAAGGAGAAGGTCGAAACAAAAAAACCTCCCACTGGTTAATCGCCGCTGAGCCAGGTTGTAAGCCTGTGTTTTTGGGGGGAAAGTGGGTCTGACGAGAATCGCTATTTATGTTTGGGTTCTTAGCAAGAAAACTCGGGTTAGAACCTACGAGTACTCACCGCTTACAGTCCCCATTCCGCACGCAAATTGATAAGACTTCTCGAACCAGCTGTTGCGACGTTGCTCCGACATAAGAACTCGAAATCCTAGAACAGCGGTTGGGAGGAAGAAGCAAAGTCCTACTTGATCCAGACGATCGGTTCTCTTCTCACTCTTGCTCTGGCGGAATCGGTTACTTGAATTGAAGCAGAGGCCGCCGAAAACAGCTTTCGACACATCTATAGAGTTGAGTGGTGGAGAATAGGGGGCTCGAACCCCTGACCTCTTCCATGCCATGGAAGCGCTCTCCCAGCTGAGCTAATTCCCCACTCGTAAGCTTTGGACCATCGGCCTTCGGCTTTCAGCGGATGTGGTCCACTAACCAAGATATTACCTCAGCGGTACATCGGGTGCAAGTGGCGGAGGGCACGGTAATCTTCGGATTGTGCTGACTCGCCGAGAAGCGATTGTGGGGATTGCCGCGATTCCTTTTGCCACGCGAGCTAGCTCCCCGAACTCAAGAAAGATGGTCTATCCTCCTCGACTCAAGCCCGGCGACCTCGTCGCCATCCTCTCGCCGGCCGGGGCTGCGGAGTCCGAAGAGAGTTTGGCGCATGCCGTCTTGAACGTCGAGTCGCTAGGCTTGCGCGTCAAACGGATGCCGAATCTTGGCCGGCGGTGGGGGTACCTTGGCGGCACCGACGAGCAACGCGCGGGTGATCTCAACGAGGCGATTCGGGATGATGAAGTGAAAGGGATTATCTGCTTGCGTGGCGGATACGGGACGATGCGGATTCTGCCAATGTTGGACTACAAGGGGTTCT encodes the following:
- a CDS encoding ThuA domain-containing protein, with translation MVSLVAATVLGQSTFEVGPATGKRIVLIGGDEEYRSEEMLPQLARILSDRHGFRCAVVLSQNANGEIDPENQTSAPGISALDKADLCIFMIRFRHYSDADMGHFVRYFESGKPIIAIRTSTHPFQYPKDSYSPYRLWSWDSKQWPGGFGKQVLGERWVSHWGNHGVEATRGVPVLGHPILAGVDGLFGTTDVYEAAPPPDAKILMRGEVLRSLDPKAPAATGLRKTRTGAEQGLNEPMMPIVWTREVPNRVVTTTFGSATDFLDDRFRGLLVNATFWGLKKQVPLRADVRFVGDYRPSPFGFGKFKRGVRIEDL
- a CDS encoding DUF1501 domain-containing protein yields the protein MAFLGLLADEANAQQSRNPLAPKAPMYPARAKRVIFVFLHGGPSQVDTFDPKPLLTRDHGKPFTGEMPRIVSSPTGNLLKSPWEFKHYGESGIEVSDLFPHVGSCVDDLCFINSMYGSNSRHGAALLELHTGSDTFVRPSMGSWVTYGLGTENQNLPGFLTICPTLGHGGVNNWSSAFLPAYTQGTPIGNAGIEAPNARIPFIHNDETPAEAQKLEIELMRQMGLDQLGHIGPDPALEGRINSYELAFRMQLAAPELQEIAGESEETKKLYGLDDPKTRNFGHQCLLARRFSEKGVRFVQVTHSYKWDQHEALKKDHGSNAMEVDKPIAGLIKDLKARGMLKDTLVIISGEFGRTPVAQGTDGRDHNPHGFTTILAGGGVKAGIKYGATDDYGFFAVKDKVHIHDLHATMLHLLGIDHTKLTYFHGGRNYRLTDVHGNIVKDILA
- a CDS encoding DUF1553 domain-containing protein — its product is MPRELQSKLIRNGAILSGSFLAMYGTLASAGQVGMVTATPEQAAHFESKVRPVFVSKCLACHGDKQQIAGLRLDKPISAAMAKKVAAAVEYNGSTKMPPGGKMSATEIAAVSAWGKAGGPWPAKVATKANQQFWAFVPPTTPVLPKVKNKAWAQSPLDLFVLAKLEEKGMKPAPAADKATLIRRATFDLTGLPPTPAEIDAFIADKTPNAFEKIIDRLLATPAYGERWGRHWLDVARYSDSNGLDENLVYLNAWRYRDWVIGAINQDMPINRFFQEQIAGDLLPGAGDSQVVATGYLALGGKMLAEDDPAKQELDIIDEQVDTLSKGMLAMTVGCARCHDHKFDPITAKDYYSMAGIFKSTKTMDKFTVVAEWQERMLGPKEPQERLKKIEATLKERTAQRDTVRKAERQNLLNRLQSEKPAYVEAAKEFLQSEKDQAELKTVLTDRNGPRPEGAVVLEAEDFTQGNVARDKSGYGPEIGVIHNAGMYPNIAEYSVTVATSGSYQLDIRYASGENRAIRVYVNGELALASAANQSTGGFYPQHQKWFAEGIVVLKQGTNKVRFERDNFFPHIDRFLFTPRLQMHPTKQVPTGLIPEVVARVAEQVRSGSDVKLELPENSDHLFTPEKVGELKLLEGEIKRLNDSKPTIPRAMAVSEAAPKNLKVHLRGNYLTLGEDTNRGVPVVMSKNQPVVVPKDHSGRLELANWITSPTNPLTARVFVNRTWRWKFGKGLVGSVDNFGILGNLPSHPELLDWLATSFVKEDQWSLKKLQKRIMLSSTYQMSTQYDAKFANQDPDNRYLWRFNRRRLEAEAIRDSIFFVSGTLDRKMGGTMINLPPRAYVTNDQSANPIQYDSPRRAVYLPVIRAAVYDVYTAFDFGDPTVMNGDRASTTVAPQALFMLNGKVVLNATKAQATKLLERKDIDDRARIQNLFRSCFGRFASQKEIERSLTYLAKFEQAYAKSKEPKLSAWQSLCKTMIGANEFIYVE
- a CDS encoding redoxin family protein → MSESQRIRAGGYARVRAALGAVALLLIGSFTLGQMNRQFKPGRWVTTEGAIFDPFVPKEQPLVLLFVLTDCPIANMFAPELKRIIKHYGEKGVQFSVVYADTNLNREDAKRHARDYGLDCTLVLDSIHSLAKRAGATVSPEAVVISKGGQIIYRGRIDDRAVDFGKIRAEPKHFDLRVALDLTLLRKPIKMSRTKAVGCIFRTEKS